The proteins below are encoded in one region of Paraburkholderia aromaticivorans:
- a CDS encoding DUF2252 domain-containing protein, with the protein MLDIAKTIASFNAGRDPDRLAMKYKAMRTSPFVFLRGTCHLFYERLPRDKVFDDAPPVWICGDMHLENFGSYKADNRLIYFDNNDFDEACLAPNLYELVRLLTSVLVGASDLKLSRAQALALCHTALEKYGAALANGKSRWIEAETATGMVRDLFVALASRTRVAHLDRRTTLKGKTRMLKVDGKKALAVSDAQRAAVTQFMQKFAASEPNPDFFRILDVARRIAGTGSLGVDRYVILVEGKGSPDGNYLIDLKEALPSSVTPHLSTPQPAWQTEAQRVVDIQRRNQAVSQAFLHAVEFNQRSYVLRSLQPSEDRVALSDWDGKLPRLEEVVDSMAELSAWAHLRSGGRQKSSIADDLIAFGNRKDWQLPLVDIATQCEAQVAADWKTYCEAYDSGVFYLTPKP; encoded by the coding sequence ATGCTCGATATCGCCAAGACGATCGCCAGCTTTAACGCCGGTCGCGATCCCGACCGGCTCGCGATGAAATACAAAGCCATGCGCACTTCACCGTTCGTGTTTTTGCGCGGCACGTGTCACCTGTTTTACGAACGTCTGCCGCGCGACAAGGTGTTCGACGACGCGCCGCCGGTGTGGATCTGCGGCGACATGCATCTGGAAAATTTCGGCAGCTACAAGGCTGACAATCGGCTGATCTACTTCGACAATAACGACTTCGACGAAGCCTGCCTCGCGCCGAATCTCTACGAACTGGTGCGTCTGTTGACGAGCGTGCTGGTCGGCGCGAGCGATCTCAAGCTGAGCCGCGCGCAGGCGCTGGCGCTGTGCCATACCGCGCTGGAAAAGTATGGCGCGGCGCTGGCGAATGGCAAGTCGCGCTGGATCGAAGCCGAAACCGCAACCGGGATGGTGCGCGATCTGTTCGTCGCGCTCGCCAGCCGCACGCGGGTGGCGCATCTGGACCGGCGCACCACGCTCAAAGGCAAGACCCGCATGCTGAAAGTGGACGGCAAGAAAGCGCTGGCGGTCAGCGACGCCCAGCGCGCCGCCGTCACGCAGTTCATGCAGAAGTTCGCCGCGAGTGAGCCCAATCCCGACTTCTTCCGCATTCTCGACGTGGCGCGGCGGATTGCCGGCACGGGGAGCCTCGGTGTGGATCGTTACGTGATTCTCGTCGAAGGCAAAGGCTCGCCGGACGGCAACTATCTGATCGATCTGAAAGAGGCGTTGCCTTCTTCCGTGACGCCGCACCTGAGTACGCCGCAGCCGGCGTGGCAGACGGAAGCGCAGCGCGTCGTCGACATTCAGCGGCGCAATCAGGCGGTCTCGCAGGCATTCCTGCATGCGGTTGAATTCAATCAGCGCTCGTATGTGCTGCGCAGCCTGCAGCCTTCGGAAGATCGCGTGGCCTTGAGCGACTGGGATGGCAAGCTGCCGCGTCTCGAAGAGGTGGTCGACAGCATGGCCGAGTTGAGTGCGTGGGCGCATCTGCGTAGCGGCGGGCGGCAGAAGTCGTCGATCGCCGACGATCTGATCGCGTTCGGCAATCGCAAGGACTGGCAGTTGCCGTTGGTGGATATCGCGACGCAGTGCGAGGCGCAGGTGGCGGCGGACTGGAAAACCTACTGCGAAGCCTATGACAGCGGCGTGTTCTACCTGACGCCGAAGCCGTGA
- the ftrA gene encoding transcriptional regulator FtrA has protein sequence MHNHLVVALAYDRLCTFEFGCVTELFALERPELDVDWYRFAVCASEPGPIRAAGGITLAAPYTLKLLEHADTIVIPGWRDADEVPPEPLLKKIRAAYARGARLCSICSGVFVLAAAGVLDGKTVTTHWRYADKLQQRYPQLRVQPDALYVDEGQISTSAGSAAGLDMLLHLVRRDHGSAVANRVAQRLVVPPHREGGQAQFVPRPMPQDDSGRLSRLMDWVRSNPALPHTLRSLAERAAMSPRTLQRQFHDATGMAPYEWLVRERVAIARELLEAQAPLSMARVAELAGFGSEESLRRHFRRIALTSPGAYRKKFGARETA, from the coding sequence ATGCACAATCATCTCGTCGTCGCGCTCGCTTACGACCGGCTCTGCACCTTCGAGTTCGGCTGCGTGACCGAACTGTTCGCGCTCGAGCGTCCCGAACTCGACGTGGACTGGTATCGCTTCGCGGTCTGCGCAAGCGAGCCGGGGCCGATCCGGGCGGCGGGCGGCATCACGCTTGCCGCGCCTTATACGCTCAAGCTGCTGGAGCACGCCGACACCATCGTCATTCCCGGCTGGCGCGATGCCGACGAAGTGCCGCCCGAACCGCTCCTGAAGAAAATCCGCGCCGCCTACGCGCGCGGCGCGCGCCTCTGTTCGATCTGCTCCGGCGTGTTCGTGCTCGCGGCGGCGGGCGTGCTCGACGGTAAGACCGTTACGACCCACTGGCGCTATGCCGACAAATTGCAGCAGCGCTATCCGCAATTGCGCGTGCAGCCGGATGCGCTGTATGTCGATGAAGGGCAGATCAGCACCTCGGCGGGTTCGGCGGCGGGGCTCGACATGCTGCTGCATCTGGTGCGGCGCGATCACGGCAGCGCGGTGGCGAACCGGGTCGCGCAGCGGCTCGTGGTGCCGCCGCATCGCGAGGGCGGCCAGGCGCAGTTCGTGCCGCGTCCCATGCCGCAGGACGACAGCGGTCGTCTGTCCAGACTGATGGACTGGGTACGCAGCAATCCCGCTTTGCCGCACACGTTGCGCTCGCTCGCCGAGCGGGCGGCGATGAGCCCGCGCACACTGCAGCGGCAGTTTCACGATGCTACCGGCATGGCGCCTTATGAGTGGCTCGTGCGCGAGCGCGTGGCCATTGCACGCGAGCTGCTCGAAGCGCAGGCGCCACTGTCGATGGCGCGCGTCGCGGAACTGGCGGGCTTCGGTTCCGAGGAATCGTTGCGGCGGCATTTCCGGCGCATTGCACTGACGAGCCCGGGGGCGTATCGCAAGAAGTTCGGCGCGCGGGAAACGGCTTAG
- a CDS encoding rhodanese-like domain-containing protein — protein MPTLNAVTAIPAADSAAAQAHFQASLQFETDCADVHDALASGAPGFVLLDVRGPALFAQGHVAGALNLPHGKIVASKLAGYPPETLFVTYCAGPHCNGAARGALRLAQLGRPVKLMSGGITGWLDEGFALTHTARAGEVAEANR, from the coding sequence ATGCCGACCTTGAACGCCGTTACCGCTATTCCCGCCGCCGACAGCGCCGCCGCGCAAGCCCATTTCCAGGCCTCGCTGCAGTTCGAAACCGATTGCGCCGATGTCCACGACGCACTCGCGAGCGGCGCGCCCGGCTTCGTGCTGCTCGACGTGCGCGGCCCCGCGCTGTTCGCGCAGGGCCACGTGGCCGGCGCGCTCAATCTGCCGCACGGCAAGATCGTGGCGTCCAAGCTCGCCGGCTATCCGCCGGAGACGCTCTTCGTCACGTACTGCGCGGGCCCGCATTGCAACGGCGCCGCGCGCGGCGCGTTGCGCCTCGCCCAGCTTGGACGGCCCGTCAAGCTGATGAGCGGCGGCATTACCGGCTGGCTCGACGAAGGCTTCGCGCTGACACACACGGCGCGCGCCGGCGAGGTGGCCGAAGCCAATCGCTAA
- a CDS encoding putative bifunctional diguanylate cyclase/phosphodiesterase, with the protein MQSSYNFWLVTISFVVATLASYTALDLTGRIFLLASARLRHAWRLGGAAALGVGIWSMHFIAMLAFSLPIPLGYDFATTAASLGLAIGVSYLALYVTTHERLTAVRLLAGGVLMGFGIAGMHYTGMAAMQMAPGIRYQPGWFAGSLAIAIGASTAALWMARALSNDDARHVMRKRLAAALVMGVAISGMHYAGMAAADFLPGAVCGAAKGVNATWLATSVILLTFAILIVTLMLSRFDARNAILIGAVSKLNGQIVRLATVDTLTGLPNRTTLTDRIERAILSARRQRTLFAILFMDLDGFKTINDSLGHSVGDQVLTAFAQRLLQCVRETDTVARLGGDEFVVLAENLGSREDASALAEGVLERMRLGVWTDSQPLQVMPSIGIALYPHDGDTVETLLKHADAAMYEAKRAGRSTYRFFERSMNEAATRTLQIQNALHDALAAGHFSLHFQPKFHGSGNSLAGAEALIRLHHPQLGALTPLEFIPIAERSGQIVQIGYWVVRETCRQIRQWVSQGLPSMKVAVNLSPRQLLQPNLVASMLEIVNAEGVACEQIMFEITETVAMQDAPKTIEMIREFQASGFEIAIDDFGTGYSSLAYLQRFRVKQLKIDRFFTNGLDAHGPEGSAIVSAIIALAHSLEMDVVAEGVETESQLDMLRTMMCDEMQGFLLGKPLSADDFGNLLRERIVAA; encoded by the coding sequence ATGCAGAGCTCATACAATTTTTGGCTGGTCACCATCTCATTCGTCGTCGCGACGCTGGCGTCGTATACGGCGCTCGATCTAACCGGCCGCATTTTCCTGCTCGCATCGGCGCGGCTGCGGCACGCCTGGCGGCTGGGCGGCGCCGCGGCGCTGGGCGTCGGCATCTGGTCGATGCACTTCATCGCGATGCTCGCCTTTTCGCTGCCGATTCCGCTCGGCTACGACTTCGCGACGACCGCCGCGTCGCTCGGGCTCGCGATCGGCGTCTCCTATCTCGCCCTGTACGTCACGACCCATGAACGGCTCACGGCGGTCCGCCTGCTGGCCGGCGGCGTGCTGATGGGCTTCGGCATTGCCGGCATGCACTACACCGGCATGGCGGCCATGCAGATGGCGCCGGGCATCCGCTATCAGCCGGGGTGGTTCGCGGGCTCGCTCGCGATCGCAATCGGCGCGTCGACCGCCGCGCTGTGGATGGCCCGCGCGCTCAGCAACGACGACGCGCGCCACGTCATGCGCAAGCGTCTGGCCGCGGCGCTGGTGATGGGCGTGGCGATCAGCGGCATGCATTACGCCGGCATGGCCGCCGCCGATTTTTTGCCGGGCGCCGTGTGCGGCGCGGCCAAAGGCGTGAACGCCACGTGGCTCGCGACCTCGGTGATCCTGCTCACCTTTGCCATTCTGATCGTCACGCTGATGCTGTCGCGTTTCGATGCGCGCAACGCAATTCTGATCGGCGCGGTATCGAAGCTGAATGGCCAGATCGTGCGGCTCGCCACGGTCGACACCCTGACCGGACTGCCGAACCGGACCACGCTGACCGACCGCATCGAACGCGCAATCCTCAGCGCGCGGCGGCAGCGCACGCTGTTCGCGATCCTCTTCATGGACCTCGACGGCTTCAAGACCATCAACGATTCGCTCGGCCACTCGGTCGGCGACCAGGTGCTGACGGCGTTCGCGCAGCGCCTGCTGCAGTGCGTACGCGAGACCGACACCGTCGCGCGGCTGGGCGGCGACGAATTCGTGGTGCTGGCTGAGAACCTCGGCTCGCGCGAAGACGCCAGCGCGCTCGCGGAAGGCGTGCTTGAGCGCATGCGGCTCGGCGTGTGGACCGACTCGCAGCCGCTGCAGGTCATGCCAAGCATCGGCATCGCCCTCTATCCGCACGACGGCGACACCGTCGAGACGCTGTTGAAACACGCCGACGCGGCCATGTACGAAGCCAAACGCGCGGGCCGCAGCACCTATCGCTTCTTCGAACGCAGCATGAACGAGGCCGCCACGCGCACGCTGCAAATTCAGAACGCGTTGCACGACGCGCTCGCCGCCGGCCATTTCTCGCTGCATTTCCAGCCCAAGTTTCACGGCAGCGGCAACTCGCTGGCAGGCGCCGAAGCGCTGATCCGGCTGCATCATCCGCAACTCGGCGCGCTGACGCCGCTCGAGTTCATTCCGATCGCCGAGCGCTCGGGGCAAATCGTGCAGATCGGCTATTGGGTCGTGCGCGAAACGTGCCGGCAGATTCGCCAGTGGGTCTCGCAAGGGCTGCCGTCGATGAAAGTGGCCGTCAACCTGTCGCCGCGCCAGTTGCTCCAGCCGAACCTCGTCGCGAGCATGCTCGAAATCGTCAACGCCGAAGGCGTGGCCTGCGAGCAGATCATGTTCGAGATCACCGAAACCGTGGCCATGCAGGACGCGCCCAAGACCATCGAAATGATCCGTGAATTCCAGGCGAGCGGATTCGAGATCGCGATCGACGACTTCGGCACCGGCTATTCGAGCCTCGCGTATCTACAGCGCTTTCGCGTCAAGCAACTGAAGATCGACCGCTTCTTCACCAACGGCCTCGACGCGCACGGCCCGGAAGGCAGCGCGATCGTGTCGGCGATCATCGCGCTCGCGCACTCGCTGGAAATGGATGTGGTGGCCGAGGGCGTCGAAACCGAATCGCAACTCGACATGCTCAGGACGATGATGTGCGACGAGATGCAGGGCTTCCTGCTCGGCAAGCCGCTCAGCGCCGACGACTTCGGCAACTTGCTGCGGGAAAGAATCGTGGCCGCATGA
- a CDS encoding bactofilin family protein yields MFKKKKTVGIQQTKLATLIARDVRITGDLQFSDGLRMDGHVTGNVSGAPGGQTLLVLSDRGSVEGNVHGYDVVINGRIVGDVIADHFVELQSNAHVTGNIYYQQLRMDCGASVDGKLTKRDAAQAVTPHLVSVADSAFDERKAG; encoded by the coding sequence ATGTTCAAGAAGAAGAAAACCGTGGGCATCCAGCAGACCAAGCTCGCCACCCTGATCGCCCGCGACGTGCGAATCACCGGCGACCTGCAGTTCAGCGACGGCCTGCGCATGGACGGCCACGTGACGGGCAACGTCAGCGGCGCGCCGGGCGGCCAGACGCTGCTGGTCCTGAGCGATCGTGGCTCCGTCGAAGGCAACGTGCATGGCTATGACGTGGTGATCAACGGCAGGATCGTCGGCGACGTGATTGCCGATCACTTCGTCGAGTTGCAGAGCAATGCGCATGTGACCGGCAACATCTACTACCAGCAGTTGCGGATGGATTGCGGCGCCTCGGTGGACGGCAAGCTCACCAAGCGTGACGCGGCGCAGGCGGTGACGCCGCATCTGGTGTCGGTGGCCGACAGCGCTTTCGACGAGCGCAAAGCCGGCTAG